The genomic DNA tgaaagaagtcattatattacgagaaaaaagtcataatggtacgagaataaagtcataactttacgaaaaaaaaggttgtaatattacgagaataaagtcagagggagagagaaaaaaagaaaataacacgtaaatttactactttataatattatgacttcattctcataatactacaactttttttctcgtaaacctaggactttattctcgaaatctcagatttatttttttccctcaatgtggccctaatactctgtcataccatcgtaccatagatcacaacaatgataaataaaattgaaaatgtaaacaaaaaaagttattcatttccactaattttttaaaaaatccacagggagccactggagaggggctgaagagccgcatgtggctccacagttgcaggttgctgacccctggcctacAAGATCAAATCAAGACAAGTCGATCACACAGATAAACAGCCATCCCCACTTCAGAGTTGGTATAATAAACCTTAAAAGCTGACCTATCCTGTGATCTGGTGTCATGGTTGTTTACTCTGAAGCTTCTTCACTTCTGgacagaactgaagaagctATTTggcagttgctgctgatttaacccttactcggataccatgacctggatgactgagaaccttcacaaacatTACAGTTAATAATTTCTCAATCATGTAGTCTGTAATAGATTACACTTTAAAAAGTGCATTACCCTCTCCAGTAGTGTTCATATGAATTCACAGGCAGGTCATTAGTCacagaaaaatatttatttacaaaTTCATATTacacttgttaaaaaaaaaacattttccctttaaaatGCATTCACTCCCTCTGCCCAAACAATCCAAAGATGATCGAATACACTAAGTCAGTATGCATTTCATCATGAGGAATATAGTAAGTGCTGGTTCTTATTATTATAGCTTCAGTTGATACAAATCTCCTTACAAACCAGATTGTATTTTAAATCCAACTGCTCTTTGacattatcaaataaatgtgtcaCAATCACAACAGACTCTCTGTCATGGCATCCAACCAACACGTCATGCACCATGTCACACAGTCAGTCAGCATCCTGAATCACCCTGGTGAGTAATTTCCGTTTAGGAAGTTGACACGCCAGATGACATGctagacagaggaggagaaaggaagagTGAGGCATGGAGAAGTACTGAGCTGCTGGTAGATGAAGCAATTTATAGGCTATATCTCCTGTATTTTAAATTACAAGAGACATTGTGTATCATGGTATACTTATCAAAGAGACAACATAattgaaaatgtataaaagCAAAGGCAGTAGAGTTTGTACAATAATAGATGGTCACTGCTACAGTTCAACTATATTTCCTGCAAATAGATTTAAATAGTTTGAATGCTGTGTTTCCtgtggttaaagttgtaaatacATTAGGCTACATACATATTTAAGTTCTATAGTCACAAAAGTGTGTTAATAAGGTTAGAACATTATTACTACACAATTTAACACAATATTTGTAACTCTCTTAAGACCATCACCATGCATGTTATGTCCTGTGGCAGTTTTAGCTCGTTCGCAGTCAAATTACATCTTTATTCCATCCTCTACCTTCTGCTTCAGTCTAAAAGTCATTTAAAGGCACATAATTCTGCTGTGAGCACGGTGAAGGCGTGTTAGGGGGCATGTATTTGCCAGAGGTTTGACAGACtgtttgctttgtgtttttatggtgGGTTGGTGAGGGACTGCAGGGTGGGGTTATCTGGACTTCTGTGTCCTGGCTGTATAATGTGTGTAAAGGAAGTTGTTCGTGCTTGTACGTGTGACCCGGCGCCTCGCTGAAGGCCTCAGGTGTGTGGTGAATGTATGCTTGACTCAGAGCCAAGCTGAGGATCTCTGTCTTTTCCTTGTTGTAGCGCAGCTCTACGCCTCGACGGCGGGCCAACACCAGCTCCCTCTGCGCCACCTGCAGCTCCTCCCCGAGTCGCCCCGGTGACCTCTGCTCCCGCCCGAGCCAATCCAGAGCCATGCTGCTGCGCATACACTCGTCAAGTCCTCGCTGAGAGTAATAGGAAATCACACTCTGGGGGGGAAGGAAGGAACATACGCATTCATAGTTTGTAGCAGCAGATGCTTTATCAAAGTTAGCTGAAACCAGGGATGAGATATGTCCTGTACCTGTCGAGAGCACTGCTTTTCCCTCAGAGCCTTCAGTGTCCCGTTCCACTGCAACAACTGGAAAATTGTCATCATCTCCTACACAGggaaagagagggggagaaaaagggggagaatgagagagagagagagagagagggagaaaaagggTGAGAATGAGACAGAGCGAGAGGAAGTCTTGTGCAACCCCATGAGTAATGACTTGAATAACAAACCCACACGTTCAGCTCTGTGTACGTAGGTCTGACAAAGATAACGTATTATTCTTGAATCCACACCTAAACTGTGGATGATTAGTTTGAAAAGCTATTGTAAATCTTTATGCACCAGGTAGGTTTCACCCTGATTTCTAAAACACAGTCTGGCTGAACAGCTGCCACGTGTTAAGAGCCATAGTGAAACAGAGAAAGTCTATACATTAACTGAAATCGACCTAATGAAGCACAGATGGAAAACATAACACATAATTTGTCCGGGGTTGAAGTCCATGTTGTATCTGATGGCCTGTTTACTCTGTTCCCATCTGGCCTACGCTACCTGTTCATGATTCTGCATGACTACCAAACCATCCAACACCTCCTGTGTAAATGATCTGAAGCACTGACAGCTGCGTACCTTCTGGTTGATGCCGTGTGTGCAGAGATTTGAATGTGCGTGTGTGAAAGCATTTCATTGTCTGTGCATGTACATGTACGCACGTATGGAGGTGTGTGTATTACTTGGAAGCTTTTCATCTCTATGAGCCATAGGAATGATAATGAACCCATTTCCTCCTGCTAATAACCCTATGCCTGCAGACATATGCTTATTTGCACAAAGGTAGACATATTAGGTGTTTCATACCATGACTCCGTGCCTGGGTCTAACTGAAAGTGAGATGGAATGGGAATAAATGAGCAAAAGCACACTAGGGGGGTAACGATAACAACGGAGGGTGGAATTACCACCCAGTGGTTGTGATTCTTGTTATGTTTGGCTTCATAATTCAAAATTTTGTAAAAATGATAATGTTTTAATTTAGGCTCCAATTATAAATACACTATTTAAGATCCCTTAGCGGGAAAAGTACCCGCCTGAATCGTTTGAAGTAAATAGATCTTTCATGCAATTACCACATGATTTATGAGCACAGCTAGAAGAAAAATAGCATTTTGCAAAATAGGCTTTATGTTTTACCTGGAACTCCAGCATGGTCCTTCCTATGTAGGAGTGGAGCAGCAGGCTGTAGGTTCCTATACTGGTGCTTGAATCACAAGCGTCTTCTACAGCGACCTTTATGGAGACACAACAGTTCAAGTCAGCATTCATGTTAAGACTAAATTCTTGCTTAAGGTGCAACACTGTGTTTGTGCTGGCTCACACTCACAGCACTGTCTGTGGACGCCTGCTGCAAACTCTGAGTGATGAACTGAGGGTTGATGCGTCGACACGGCAGCTCGTTCACTAGTGAGTTCATCAGGGCCACGCGAGCTGCATCCCTCCGAGCCTCTGCCTGTGTGTCACACACCTGTGGATGAAGAGATAATGAGCATGAAGggttaaaatgttgaaaaatagaTGTGAAACTTTGTCACTTCAAATAGAAATTTCTGGCACTGCTGATATATGTGAGCCTATGAGTTCTGTCTGTAAATGGGCGCCCAGTCTTAGTTAAATGATGATTTTACACTTCATTACAGTTAATCATGGGATCAGAACTCAATTCACCAATGAGATTAGAACATTAGAGGCATTCAAAGATAACCAATCACATGCCTTCTCTGAGCTGGGGGGCTGCTGTCTGGGTCACAATGAGCCCATTGAGACGCTTTGTTGGATTTAAACAGAACGGCGTCAATTCAAATCAACCttaaaagtgtgtgtgactGCGTGTTTATCCCCGCCGAATGACCTTCAAGTGTTGCTTGTAAGCACCCAGCTCTGAATATGAAACTTGATGTAAGAAAACAAATGCTTTTGGTCAGAAAAATAACTTGaatctgtgttgttttattattttataatttagtttattcTGTGCTGCTGCAGAAAAATTAAGAGAAGCAATTGCAGATTAAACAGTATTATTACTATGTTCATGTGTGTAAACAACAGCCACACTAATCATTTACATAGAATACCAAActaaattatgacattttttttattacatttacaacTTATGTTTCAATTTCCATGCTTTCTGCAATTTCCTTATAAAGACAGAAACATCACCTGCATCATGTATCTTTAAAATACAAACTTTCAGCTTATTTTTTGTCAAGTATGTGCACTTCTAACTTCACATGAAGGACAACTAGTGTCTCATTGACACAGTGCAGGCATGTTAGATTAACTACCAAATGTAGAAATCATGCCAGACAGCACAGATGATGATAAACACACCTTATAGTTACCAAAGCAGCTCCCTCCAGGGAGGGTGACATAGCAGATGTATGGAGGACCAGGGGACGGAGCAGATTCGTACAGAAGCAAGCTGTCAGTCTGGACGGCTGCGTCCCCGACAGAACCATCTGATTCACTGGAGGAACCGTTAAACTGATCCGTCTGCCTCTGCTCCCAGAAGTTATGGAGCATGGCCACTACATTCACTGCAAGCATATAATATGGACACATGAAAGCATACCACAACATCAAGTAATCTGTTGCAGAGTTAATTAACACATTTCATCAATCATGATTTAATTTGAATATGTAAAATATTCCTGATAACTCTTCTGTGTTGGTGAAAGGTTTCTTTTAGACTCGTGCTGAGTAAACCTGTTAAAATATATGTCACtgttaacataaattatagcagccagacatctgtaaatcagcATTCCCAGACATTGTTTATTTAAGTAGAATTAGGAGCTGTAAGTGCCACCCCATAACTTATACAAATCAGCATTTTGTAACCCTTTGAGCTTTTTCTGACCCTGAAATAGGTTTTAAAGTTTCCTGTGTCCTTCACAGTCTGCCAACTATTCACTCAGCTCAGTCTGTGGCAGCAGGGTTACGTTGACTGACACTTGTTGGAGGAATACTTTGCAGGAAATATAACAAAGAGAAAACAATGAATTGCTTGTCTGTTTTTGTATCACTAATGTTAGCAGAGTTGTATCAACTTTAACAGTTTGATTCTGATATCTAAAACAAAAAGATGTGTACATTTCCTGTTGAAACTAGCATTAAGTTTGTCACAAAGCCTCTCAGTTACTCACAGTCTTTGGGGCTGGTGTCAGTCTCACTCTGGGACAGGTACGACATGATGCTCTCCTCCACTTCCACTCTATTCATCTTCATCCAGTGTTTACTTCCACAGCTGCCTCAAACACTATCAGTccactttttttctcatcaaaATGCTCCatcaaaacagaaacacatgacCCTAGAAATGAgcaaccaccaccaccgccatcACCGCCATCACAGCTCAGGATGGGAACGTCATAAGGAATAAACTCAGAATCTGAAAGCCCctccactctccctctctcccctcctgtgTGAACATCCCACCAGGGCTTCTCTTTTGAAGCGGACCACCTTTGTCACCCTCGCTGCCAATTAGCTCAGAGGGCCCCTCACTCTttctacacatgcacacacacacacacacacatacacacagaggtgCAGAGCTGGAATGCTGAGCCCCTCCCCTCGGGCCATGCAGCTGGCTAATCCCTGAACAGAGTCGGATAGTTAAAGACCTGCACAAAGTTGCCAAGTTGAACCACAGATGGTACAATGTACCTCCTCAAGGAagaggaaaaatatatatttttttctgtagaaAGGTGTAAGACTGGATGCTTCTTTTTATATGAAATACAAGTGGACAATTCTACCCAACATGTAGAGTCTAAGATGTGTGGGGGTTTGACTTCACACACTAATTCGAGCCCACGGAGCCCAGGGTCTGAGCTCCATTCACCCTCTTCAATATGAATGGCCATTGTTCAAGTCTGAATTCACCCGCTCCCTGAAAGCCTCATACACATAAATGAACCAAATTCTGAGAAAGAAGTGGTTTCTTAGCTCCAAAGTCCTCTGCTTTCTCATCTTTCACATGTCATGATGGCTCAGTTGAGTTGTGTCAGCGTGACAGAGTGAAGGGGTATGCGTGTCTATTTCGTGCTGAGTGTATTGGTGTGTTCTGGAGCATGTTTGTTCCCACATGCTTGTGTCAGTCTCCACTTTTTTGATTGGTTGCTGGGAGGGTGGAGGTAGCGATCTACTCAAACTACCAGAATAGTTGGGGGACCTTTGAACCACGGGGGTTCAGCATAAATAAAAGCTGTTCATGAACTTGCATTGTTTGATTCTTGAATCCACACTCACGTCAGTCACCGTCAGCAGTATACCCAAAATGAACTTGAAACTACACTAATAACAAAAGTTACTCAATaggtttgtttgtcttttgatATGCGAGTATCAACTAACTAGAATGTGCTCACTTGACTAGCAAGCATATTTAGTACAGGTGCATATGAACAGAAAAATGTCTTTCTTAAACCATTCTTTTgaataaacagagaaaaaaggaaTCACGTCAGTAATGTTTAAATGGTTTAATTATCAAACAGCTTTGTTATACATAGTCAATATTTACATTAGACTGTATGCTGAACGTGATAGTTCACTAGAGTTCAAATAGAAAAACAGCTTGTCTTCTTACTTGACAGTGTTGTGATTTCCTGAATACAAAGtttgttttcactcttctcTCGTGTATTTTCCATATCAGTATGGAGCAGTTGAGTTTTTGCTGAGTTTTTCCATCAACTATCATGTGTTTTCAACTCTTCAAAACAAAAGGAGCAGAGGGATCACGCAgcacaaagcaaacaaaaagcCTGTTGACATGAATTCCGTCTGTCCATCTCTTCAGTCCCATCTACCCCCAGAAGGAGTCGCTATCCATGCTGGACTTGATGTTATTTTGGTTCTCTCTCCTGGATTCGGTCGCCAAGTTGGCTTCTCCCTTCTGCAGACGTCTCCTCTGTGACGCCTTCTGCTGTTGGGTGAGCTGCTTCCGCACCTTCTGACGGACTACCTCCTacagcacacacaaaaacaacggCAGCAGGTTACTACAGACGAATGTACGCACTGTGTCTCTGCAAGGCAGACACAACAGCATGTAGACATGTCGTCTCtgccacgagtctcccctcaCATTCTTTGACAAACTGCAACACCATGTGAAAGCTCTTTAGCAACACCTACAGGACATTTCAGTTTCTGTCAAAACTGTGTACCAGGATTGCTACTTCTGGTGAAATGTCCAAACGTGCTTGTATTTTGTAATGGTAGTGTCCCTCGCTCTCGCCTTGACCCTTGTATACTGCAGACAgccatgtgtgtctgtgttttactTACTGGAGGTATCGTAGAGCAGCTCCCTCTGCTGCCCATTGTACCCTCACTGTCTGTCCTCGTCCTCCTGTGTTCTGCCATTTGTAGAAGACTGTCCGAGTCTCTGCatgagaaaacacacagaaaaaaatcaattgcCATTATggcacaacaaaaaacaataattcacTGTTGGGGTGTAATTTACACATTTTCAACAACCCTGTTTGATTTGACACAAATGGTGCTATATTTTATTCTCTGAAATGTATCGACAGTTTCTCAAGTTACCAGGCATTCATATTAACAGACTTAAAATGATTTGTTGGCTCTGTACTACAGCTGCAGGTCGAGTGCTCAAACATGCATCTCTCTcgatgtacttacacagaaatagaaataacagctaggcacaaggacaacaaagctggacacaTAAAGGTAAAAGATAGCCAGGGCTGTTATGTACATAAGTAGTGAAAAAATaggtatatataaatattatataaatacatataaaaagtACCAATGACCATATataagtcaagtgttctgtaagctgtaaacaatacaaatagtgcaaagataTAAATGgtggatatacatggactggatgattatgtacagtatttatattgaCATTGATAGATGATACGTACATACTATAAAATGTTGTgcattaaaaactgtaaaattacAATCTATAATGGCAGCAGTGGATATTTAGGTGTTAGAGGGTTATTGACAGTGTATGACTGATTTAagttcatcatcattatcatcttaTCAAATGTGCTTCATTTTGGATATTGGATTATCTTAACTTTCCATTGTGTTTACCTGAAGGGTTTGAACTCTTTGTTGGAGATAGAAAGGTCTGCCAGCTCTGGACACTCACCCTTTGCCTCATTCAACTCTTCCTCTAAGACCTTCTCTGGCTCTTCATCACTTCTAGCAGTAGATGTTGTCTCAGTCTCTTTCTGTTCCTCTACTTTTtcactctccttctcctcctcatcttgtATGTCAGCATGCGAGTCGCTGACTTTCAGACCTTCCAGTTCCAGCATTGCATGCTTATGTTCCTCCAGGTCcacatcctcttcttcttctttttctaccTCCTCGTCTGTTGCCTCTTCATCATcgctctcctcttcatcatcgctctcctcttcatcatcttcctctCCCTCGGGTCCAGCTGGGTGTAGCAATGCAGCATCTCTCTCTAGATCTTTGGTGAAGCCGCTAGCTGAGACTTCGACATCTAGAGAACAAGACCGCCTGTAGGAATAAACAGTGACAACAAAAGATCATGCAAGACTTGCTTTTCACCTCCAAATCACGCTTTTAAATAAATGTGGGAAAGACAATTAATAatgcaaaatgtaatttttctaaatgtacaaaaaaaaaaaatcaacatgatAAGTTTTTACAGGAGTTTTATTGCAACTGAAACATAAATATGAGTAGTTACCTGACGTCTTTGAAGGTTGGGAAGAGCTCGCTCTCGTAATTGTATCGTCTGGCAAAGAAATCTCGGATACATTTGACATCTCTGTCAAAATACCTATAAACAAAGTTAGGAAAAGTGAACAACGGATACATGTTTTTGTCGGTTTTATGAATTTTAGGTGTCCCATTAATTTTCAATCTAATAACAGAGACACCAACCATTCAGCATTAGCATGTGTGGTGGACACCATCTGAGGGAAGTCAATCATAGTAATGTGGTCCTGGTCGTCCAGCATGAGGTTGAACTCATTAAAGTCTCCATGAATCAGGCCGTGATTGGCCAGTTTGACTATGAGCTCCATGAACTCGTTGTACAGAGCAGATGGATCCTGCAGCTTATGCACCTGACACCTGAAAATCATCCCACAAACAATACAcattaattatataaaacacacaaagtatATAAGGaacagagagtagagagagtgtGCCATTTGCTATTACTAGTGTAATATATAAACAAGAAAGAGGGATGGCTTGTTTACATACAGTGGATATCCATTGATGAGCTCCATCACTACTGCATGTCTGTTATAGTCCACAGGTTTGGGAACAGGAAAGCCCCGATCATACAACACCTGAAAAATTAGGAGAAGACTCAAAAGATGCAGCACACAAAACTGGATTCCTATAGGAACATCTTAGGAACTGCTAGTGACATTTTCTTTCTATTCCACTACTGTCTCGGATTTCCGTTACCTTCATGTAGGCAAACTCCTTCATGGCAGAAAGGCGAGAGAGGTAGAGCCAGGACATGTTCTTCCTGTGTTGGTGGTAATCTCTCTTGTTCTTCAGGTTCCTGAAGGAGGTACGACCCAATCTGTGAAGCTTCAGAGCGTACTGCTCGTCGTTTGGACTCGCCACAATATAAATATCTGCAGGAAGTGAGCACAAAGATATTTCTATGAACATGACAGAACCACAGGGCAGAAAATAGTTAAATATCATTTGAAATTGTCTGTTacagtaaacatgttttaataatatgatttcatgacattttcttcttatacatttttattttcatttt from Sebastes fasciatus isolate fSebFas1 chromosome 6, fSebFas1.pri, whole genome shotgun sequence includes the following:
- the LOC141769245 gene encoding protein limb expression 1-like, with the protein product MKMNRVEVEESIMSYLSQSETDTSPKDLNVVAMLHNFWEQRQTDQFNGSSSESDGSVGDAAVQTDSLLLYESAPSPGPPYICYVTLPGGSCFGNYKVCDTQAEARRDAARVALMNSLVNELPCRRINPQFITQSLQQASTDSAVAVEDACDSSTSIGTYSLLLHSYIGRTMLEFQEMMTIFQLLQWNGTLKALREKQCSRQSVISYYSQRGLDECMRSSMALDWLGREQRSPGRLGEELQVAQRELVLARRRGVELRYNKEKTEILSLALSQAYIHHTPEAFSEAPGHTYKHEQLPLHTLYSQDTEVQITPPCSPSPTHHKNTKQTVCQTSGKYMPPNTPSPCSQQNYVPLNDF
- the riok2 gene encoding serine/threonine-protein kinase RIO2, yielding MGKLNVVVLRYLSRDDFRVLTAVEMGMKNHEIVPVSLLSSIASLKHGGCNKILRELVKHKLVAYERSKAVQGYRLNNGGYDYLALKTLCSREVIISVGNQMGVGKESDIYIVASPNDEQYALKLHRLGRTSFRNLKNKRDYHQHRKNMSWLYLSRLSAMKEFAYMKVLYDRGFPVPKPVDYNRHAVVMELINGYPLCQVHKLQDPSALYNEFMELIVKLANHGLIHGDFNEFNLMLDDQDHITMIDFPQMVSTTHANAEWYFDRDVKCIRDFFARRYNYESELFPTFKDVRRSCSLDVEVSASGFTKDLERDAALLHPAGPEGEEDDEEESDDEEESDDEEATDEEVEKEEEEDVDLEEHKHAMLELEGLKVSDSHADIQDEEEKESEKVEEQKETETTSTARSDEEPEKVLEEELNEAKGECPELADLSISNKEFKPFRDSDSLLQMAEHRRTRTDSEGTMGSRGSCSTIPPEVVRQKVRKQLTQQQKASQRRRLQKGEANLATESRRENQNNIKSSMDSDSFWG